TGACTACTGGAACCACAACGTCGCCTTTCACCGGCGCATCGCGCGGGACGCGGCGCTGCGCGGTGGAAGCGCGCTCGATGTCGGATGCGGTGACGGGCTCCTGCTCGCACGCCTGACGGCGGTGTGCCGGCGCGCCGTCGGACTTGAAACCGACGGGCAGGCAGTTGCTCGAGCGCGCAGACGTCTCGAACGGACTCCGCAGGCCGAGGTGCTGCTCGACGACGTCATGGATCTGGACCTTCCTCAGCGCATCGGCACCTTTGAGACGGTCACCTGCGTGGCCACGCTGCACCACCTCCCACTGGAACCCGCCCTGGTGAGGCTGAGTCAGCTGGTGGCACCCGGCGGGCGTCTGATCGTCGTCGGCTTGGCCGCCAACAAGAGCCTGTGGGACTGGACGCTGTCCGCACTGGCCGTCCTGCCTCTGCACGTGGTCGGCGCCCTGCGACGGGAGAGCTCAGACATCGGTGTGGTCACTCGTGTTCCACGAGAGTCCCTGGCCGAGATTCGTCGGGCGGCAGTCCGGCTGCTTCCCGGGGCCAGGACTCGACGGCGCTTCTACTACCGATACACCCTCATATGGGATCGCCCGACTGAGGGCTCGTGAAGGCTCCCCGTATCCGGCTCACGGCTCCGTGGCCTGGCCTCTTCGTGGAAGCCGAGCCGGAGCATGGCAGACTATCTGCGCCGGAGGTATCAGCCGGACCCGAGCGTGACGCGCCGGGATCATGCGTGCGGCAAGCACGACAACCCACGGAAGGCGACTGGACAGTGACGGACATCCTGGACGAACTGCAGTGGCGCGGGCTCATCGCCCAGCACACCGACATTGACGCGCTGCGAGCGGCGCTCAGCGACGGGGCCGTCACCTTCTATTGCGGGTTCGACCCCACGGCGCCGAGCCTTCACCACGGGCACCTCGTAGCCGTCAAGGTCATGCGCCATCTTCAGTTGGCCGGGCACCGTCCGCTGGCGCTGGTGGGTGGGGCGACCGGCCTCATCGGCGACCCGCGCGCCAAGGGGGAGCGCAGCCTCAACACCAAGGACGTCGTTGCCGGCTGGGCGGCCAGCCTGCAGGAACAGCTCGAGAACCTTCTCGACTTCAGCGGGGACAACCCGGCGCAGATCGTCAACAACCTGGACTGGACCCAGGCGATGAGCGCCATTGACTTCCTGCGGGACCTGGGCAAGCACTTCCGCATGGGCACCATGCTCTCCAAGGACATCGTCGCCCGGCGCCTGGCCAGCGAGGAGGGCATCTCCTACACAGAGTTCAGCTACCAGGTCCTCCAGGCCAACGACTACCTCGAGCTCTACCGACGCTACGGCTGCACCCTGGAGGTCGGCGGCAACGACCAGTGGGGCAACCTCGTGGGCGGGATGGACCTCATCCACAAGGTCGAGGGCGCCTCGGTCCACGTCATGACCAACCCCCTCATCACCAAGGCCGACGGCACCAAGTTCGGTAAGTCCGAGGGCGGGGCGATCTGGCTCAACCCCGAGATGCTCAGCCCCTACGGCTTCTACCAGTTCTGGCTCCAGGTCGACGACGCCGACGTTGTGCGCTTCCTCAAGGTCTTCACCTTCCTGGAGCGCGAGGAGATTGAGCGCCTGGAGGCGGTGACGGCCGAGAACCCGAAGGCACGTGAGGCGCAGCGGGTTCTGGCGCACGAAGTCTGCACGTGGGTCCACGGAGCCGGCGCGACTGCCCAGGCCGAAGCGGCGACCTCCGCACTGTGGGGCCGCGGCGACCTCGCCGACATCGATGAGGCGACGATCCTGGCGGCTACGGCTGATCTCGCCTCCGGTGACGTGACAGTCGGACAGACCACGATCGTGGACCTGCTTGTGGGCACGGGGCTGGAGCGCGGGCGCAATGCGGCCCGCAAAACCATTGCCGGAGGCGGGGCCTACATCAACAACGTCAAGGTGGCCGACGAGACCGCGGTCATCGGTCCCGAGCATCTGCTCGCCGGGGGAGTGGTGCTGGTGCGCAAGGGACGGCGGAACCTAGCCGTCGGACGTGCGGCTTAGGCTTCTCTCGAGGGGAAATCCTCGCTTTGCAAACACAGCTGTTGAGCGGTGACGGCGCCTTGTGGGCACCGTCACCGCTCATCAGTTTGACGGGTTGGTGGTCGGTGCGTAATGTTCTCTCCGGCCCGAAACGGGGAGGATGAATTTCCTCAGACCGGCCGGGGACTGAGAACTGAAGAGAGCCGAAGAGAGACGAGGGTCACCGCCCATTCGTTTGACTCAGAAAATCCGGCTCGCTAAAGTTTCTCAGGCGCTTCTGAGAGCGAAGCGAAAGGCAAAATGCCTTACGACAAGTTCTCGGTGGGTGTGTTGTTTGAGAACTCGATAGTGTGTCATGTTTTTTATGCCATGGCCCTGGGGGCTGCGCTTGTTTGTGTGGTTTTTGGGGTTTGTTTTGTTTTGGTTTGCCTGGTCCTCATTTCTTTTGTTGTGGGGGTTGGGTTGGGCCTGGTCTGGTTTTCTGGACTGTTGTACTGACGTTGGGCTCTGGCTGGCTATTTGTTTGTGGTTGGTTGGGGCCTGGTTTTGTTGGTTTTGTTTGGAGAGTTTGATCCTGGCTCAGGACGAACGCTGGCGGCGTGCTTAACACATGCAAGTCGAACGGTGAAGGGACCAGCTTGCTGGTTCTGGATGAGTGGCGAACGGGTGAGTAACACGTGAGTAACCTGCCCCCTTCTTCTGGATAACCGCATGAAAGTGTGGCTAATACGGGATATTCTGGGTCTGTCGCATGACGGGTCTGGGAAAGATGCGCCTTTGGGTGTTTTTGGTGGGGGATGGGCTCGCGGCCTATCAGCTTGTTGGTGGGGTGATGGCCTACCAAGGCGGTGACGGGTAGCCGGCCTGAGAGGGTGGACGGTCACACTGGGACTGAGACACGGCCCAGACTCCTACGGGAGGCAGCAGTGGGGAATATTGCACAATGGGCGCAAGCCTGATGCAGCGACGCCGCGTGAGGGATGGAGGCCTTCGGGTTGTGAACCTCTTTCGCCAGTGAAGCAGGCCCGCCTCGTTGTGGGTGGGTTGACGGTAGCTGGATAAGAAGCGCCGGCTAACTACGTGCCAGCAGCCGCGGTAATACGTAGGGCGCGAGCGTTGTCCGGAATTATTGGGCGTAAAGAGCTCGTAGGCGGCTGGTCGCGTCTGTCGTGAAATCCTCTGGCTTAACTGGGGGCTTGCGGTGGGTACGGGCCGGCTTGAGTGCGGTAGGGGAGACTGGAACTCCTGGTGTAGCGGTGGAATGCGCAGATATCAGGAAGAACACCGGTGGCGAAGGCGGGTCTCTGGGCCGTTACTGACGCTGAGGAGCGAAAGCGTGGGGAGCGAACAGGATTAGATACCCTGGTAGTCCACGCCGTAAACGTTGGGCACTAGGTGTGGGGGGCCTTTTCCGGGTCTTCCGCGCCGTAGCTAACGCATTAAGTGCCCCGCCTGGGGAGTACGGCCGCAAGGCTAAAACTCAAAGGAATTGACGGGGGCCCGCACAAGCGGCGGAGCATGCGGATTAATTCGATGCAACGCGAAGAACCTTACCAAGGCTTGACATGTGCCGGTCGGCTCCGGAGACGGGGTTTCCTCCTTGTGGGGCCGGTTCACAGGTGGTGCATGGTTGTCGTCAGCTCGTGTCGTGAGATGTTGGGTTAAGTCCCGCAACGAGCGCAACCCTTGTCCCGTGTTGCCAGCACGTTGTGGTGGGGACTCGCGGGAGACTGCCGGGGTCAACTCGGAGGAAGGTGGGGATGACGTCAAATCATCATGCCCCTTATGTCTTGGGCTTCACGCATGCTACAATGGCCGGTACAGAGGGCTGCGATACCGTGAGGTGGAGCGAATCCCTTAAAGCCGGTCTCAGTTCGGATCGGTGTCTGCAACTCGACACCGTGAAGTTGGAGTCGCTAGTAATCGCAGATCAGCAACGCTGCGGTGAATACGTTCTCGGGCCTTGTACACACCGCCCGTCACGTCATGAAAGTCGGCAACACCCGAAGCCCGTGGCCCTACGGGGAGCGGTCGAAGGTGGGGCTGGTGATTGGGACGAAGTCGTAACAAGGTAGCCGTACCGGAAGGTGCGGCTGGATCACCTCCTTTCTAAGGATTGATTGCGGGGGTGGCTTCCTGGCCGTGTGTTGTCTGGATCGTTGAATGGGTCTGGGCCGGCTGGGGGGTCTGCCCTTGCGGAAGGGCCGGGCAGCCGACTGTCGTGCACTGGTGTGCGGGGTGGTTGGTTTGTCTGGTGCTGGCATGAGAGACACGCCCGCTGCTGCCCTGTTGGGTGGTGGTGGGTGCCCCCGCGTGCGTTGGTGTGTGGGGGTGGCATGCTGTCGGGGTTCTGGGGCAGTGCGCCCTGGTTGCCTGACCCGTCTGGGGCTCCTGATTTGTTGGGGGTTGTGGGTGGGTGTGGGTGGGTTGGTTGTGAACTGTATAGTGGACGCGAGCATCTTACTGTAAGATTTCTGCGACAAAATTGTTTCTTGTTTTGTTCGTGTGTCTTTGTTGTTTGTTTTTTTGAGCGTTCGGTGGATGCCTTGGCATCAGGGGCCGATGAAGGACGTGGTGGCCTGCGATATTCCTCGGGGAGCCGGCTGGCGGGCTGTGATCCGAGGGTTTCCGAATGGGGGGACCCGGCACGAGTTATGTCGTGTCACCTGCATCTGAATTGTATAGGGTGTGGGGGGTGACGCGGGGAAGTGAAACATCTCAGTACCCGTAGGAGAAGATATTCCGTGAGTAGTGGCGAGCGAAAGCGGATGATGGTTAAACCGTGTGCGTGTGATACTCGGCAGGGGTTGCGTGTGCGGGGTTGTGGGGCTGTCCTGTCCTCTTCTGCCGGAGAGGGGGCGCGTGTGCTGGCCGGTAGCTGAAT
This region of Actinomyces oris genomic DNA includes:
- the tyrS gene encoding tyrosine--tRNA ligase; protein product: MTDILDELQWRGLIAQHTDIDALRAALSDGAVTFYCGFDPTAPSLHHGHLVAVKVMRHLQLAGHRPLALVGGATGLIGDPRAKGERSLNTKDVVAGWAASLQEQLENLLDFSGDNPAQIVNNLDWTQAMSAIDFLRDLGKHFRMGTMLSKDIVARRLASEEGISYTEFSYQVLQANDYLELYRRYGCTLEVGGNDQWGNLVGGMDLIHKVEGASVHVMTNPLITKADGTKFGKSEGGAIWLNPEMLSPYGFYQFWLQVDDADVVRFLKVFTFLEREEIERLEAVTAENPKAREAQRVLAHEVCTWVHGAGATAQAEAATSALWGRGDLADIDEATILAATADLASGDVTVGQTTIVDLLVGTGLERGRNAARKTIAGGGAYINNVKVADETAVIGPEHLLAGGVVLVRKGRRNLAVGRAA
- a CDS encoding class I SAM-dependent methyltransferase; the encoded protein is MVSDYWNHNVAFHRRIARDAALRGGSALDVGCGDGLLLARLTAVCRRAVGLETDGQAVARARRRLERTPQAEVLLDDVMDLDLPQRIGTFETVTCVATLHHLPLEPALVRLSQLVAPGGRLIVVGLAANKSLWDWTLSALAVLPLHVVGALRRESSDIGVVTRVPRESLAEIRRAAVRLLPGARTRRRFYYRYTLIWDRPTEGS